The Clostridium beijerinckii genomic sequence TCCACCAATAACAACACCTATCGCTAGACTAACCATGTTTCCTTTCATAGCAAATTCTTTGAATTCCTTAAACATTTTTATTCTCCTTTTTCTTGCTTTATTGTTTAAATGCGTAACTGCATTAAACATAGACTAATCATTCATAACTTATTTTATTATCTGTGACTTTAAATTTTTTATTCTTGTGAATTATTTTATATTCATTAATTAATAAACACGTGTATTATCGTGGAAATTATACCTTTCTACTTCTATTCTTTATCATCTATGTATTGATTTCAGGCTATTAAAACTTAAATATAACAAAAAAAAGAAATGTAATAATACCCAGTTTCTACAAACCACATATTCTTACATTTCTACTCATATCCCTATACTCTTGTAAATTCATAGCTTTTGTTTTTTATATTCTTTGATTGATAGACCAGTACACTTCTTAAACCAATTACTAAAATAGTTAGGATCATCGATACCAATTTTTTTTGAAATTTCATAAGCCTTCGCATTTGGGTTCTTAAGCATTTCAGTAACTATCTTTACTTTAGTATTTACAATATATTCTGAAAAAGTCTCATCAGTTTTTTCCTTAAATATTCTGCTTAGGTAACTTGGATTAACATAAAAATATTCAGCTACCAGTTTTAAAGATAAATCTCGATTAGATATATTTTTCACTATAAATTTTTTAATTTGTTCTATACTTAAATTTTTATCCTCAGTTTCATTTGCATCATTTAGATTTATTATATTATTATATACAACCATTTTTTCCTTAATATCACTGTATTCCTTCTTCTTTAGATATTCATCTTGAATCTCGTCTTTTAGCTTTAAAACTGAATTTCTTAATTCATCTTCATCTATAGGTTTAAGAATAAAATCATTCACACCAATCTTTATACTTCTTTTAGCATATTCAAATTCATTGTAACCTGTAATTACAATAACTTTTATATCTGGATACCTTTCTAATATGCTTTTGCTCATATCCAATCCATCTGTTACAGGCATATTTATATCTGTTAAAATAATATCTGGCTTTTCTTTATTTATTAGATTTAATCCCTCAACCGCATTAGAAGCTTCAGCTACTATCTCCATGCCAATTTCATTCCAATCAATGCAATTTTTTATTAGATCCCTTATAAGATGTTCATCATCAATTATCATAACTTTTATAATGCTATCCATAAAATAATCCACTTCCCTTTAGAATATTCGTTAGAAAACTTAATCTATTTCTTAATTCTAGGCATCTTAATAGTTATTCTGGTACCAACATTTTTCTTGCTTTCAACAATAAATTCGTGCTCTTCTCCATAGAAAACTCTTAATCTTTCCTTTGTAGTTCTTACTCCAATGCCAGTAGTTTTATTTTCGTTTATATTGCTAACTTGTGATTCATCCATGCCATTCCCATTATCTTCCAAAATTAATATAACTTTTTCTTCCTCTTGAAAGGTAGATATTCTTATCTTTCCTTTATTCTTGCTGCTTCTAATTCCATGATAAATAGCATTTTCAACTAGCGGTTGTAATACTAATTTTATTATCTTAAAATCGTCGCATCGTGGATCTAAATCATATTCAACCTCAAACATATCCTCATATCTTATATTTTGAATTATCAGATAGCTTTTTACCGTATTTATTTCTTCTTTTACAGTAATAATATCTTTTCCATTATTTAAGCTTGTTCTATAGAATTTACCCAAGGCTTTTATCATTTCATATATTGTTTTATTTTTTCCGAGTAGAGCTAAAGAATTAATAGTATCAAACGTATTGTATAGAAAGTGAGGCTTTATTTGTGACATTAACAAATTCAATTCATTTTGCCTTTTTATCTTTTCATCTTTACGTATTTTATCCAAAAGTAAATTAATTTGAGAAATTGCAATATTATATCCCTTTTTTAATTCTCCTACTTCATCATTGTACGTTTTTATATTAACAATATTAAACTCTCCACTTTGAATCCCCTTCATTGATTCACTAAGCTTCTTTAAAGGCATTGTTATAAATTTAGATATTATTATAGACCCAATAATAATTAGTAGGAAATTTATTATACTAAAACACAAAAGAAAATAATTAGTATACTTTGTTTGCTCTGGAGATTCATTGTATTCTGCTACAGTCGTCAGATTCCAGTTATAGTCTGAATTTTTAAGATTTGATATTATATAATCCTTATCTTGTATTTTTTCCTCTAAAAAAAACACTTTTGATTTAGAATCATTATAATTTTTTATTCTACTTAGTATTTTAGAATCAACCTCCGAACCTGTTATCAATTCATCTTTATCATTCTTTATAATAAGTCTTGTTCCATATTGATTATTTAGCTTCAAACTTAAATTATAGAACGCATTCTCATTCATGTTTATAATTATCAAGCCAATTTTTTCACCAGTATTTATATCATTTATTTCTCTTATTAAGGATACATAATTATTACCATAACCCTCAAAAAATCCTCCGCCATTTAATCTTAATATATATTTACCCTTACCCTCTAATAATTCATTATACCATTCAGAATTTTTAATCTTATCCATCTGAAAATCCTTATAAAAGACATTTTCAGAATAATACTTATTGCCATAGTTATCTAATACATATATTGAAGATATATTAGAGCTAAAATTAGTGAATTGTATCAGATAATTACTAATATTATCATAGGCAGTCCCTTCTTTCTGAACTCTCTTTAATGTATTTTGAACATTGTCACTTGATATAATCATCTTTGAGACGTTATTAACATTATCAATTATCATGCTCGTATTAGTTTCTGCACTTTCCAAAACCTCAACTGAACTTTGTTTCATCTTCTCTATATTATAAATAGAATTTATTTTCTTATATGCAAAGGTAAGTATGACTGTTGAAAGCACAAAAATTATTGAAAAATATACAATAATCTTTATACTTATTTTTGAATTTAAATATTTATCCTTCAAATTCTTTAATATAAAAAATTTATTATACATTTAATCATATCCTCATCATTCTATTTTCACCATTTCCTTTGTGAAGTCTTCAGGACTTATTTGTCCTTTAAATAGCTTACTAACTAGCTCCTTCTCTCTGTTTCCCTTTTCTTCTCCCAAGTAAATATCCCCATATAAGCTATATGATGCATTCTCTGTTAATGTCTCTAATTCCTTAGATAATTTATTTACATTGCTCTTATCATCAGTGTATTTCCACGCTGGAAGCCCTGAACCAAATTCAAAATATCTTTTTGATATTCTTTCAGCTATAAATTTTGCCGCATCAACAGCTTCTTTTTTATATTTTGTATTATTACTTACCATTAAGTGATCCACTGCTCCACCCAAAAATTCTTTATCATTCCCATCTCCCTCTTTAACTACCGGGAATTTCTTAACGATTACATTATCCTTTATAGACGGATCCATATTCCCTATCTCACCAATGAACCAGTTTCCTGTATAATACATAGGAATTTTTCCTTGTTTAAATAAGATCTCAGATTCATCTCTTGTAAGCTCCATATTTGATTCATTAAAAGCTTTTGAATCTACTAATTCCTTTAATCTATATGCAGCTTTTAATATTGTATCACTTTTATTAGCACCTACATGCGGATCACTGACTCCACCTATTCCACCTTCCCGTAAAGCTAAGATATCATAATAGAGAATTCCTGTCCAATTGTCTTTTTCGCCTACTAAAAGAGGTGTTATACCTTTATTCCTAAAAGCTTTTACTGCATCTAGGAATTCATCATAATTTTCTGGTACTTTAATATTTGCTTGTGAAAAGAGCTTTGTATTACAATAAAATGTTCCAACTGATAAAGTCATTGGTAATCCATATATGTTGTTATTATAGGTTACATTATTAAGCATATCTTTATTAATCTTATCTTTTGTATCTTCATCTATATATTCATTAAGATTTAATACCTTTCCAGATTCTATGAATGGCTTACTAAAGCCACCTCCCCAAGAATAAAATATATCAGGTAACTCGTTTACAGCAAATGCTGTCTTTATTTTTGCTTTATATCTTTCATTTTCTACAGCCTCAACTTTAATTTGGACATTAGGATTAGCCTTATTCCATTCTTCCACCGTATCCTGAATTATCCTTCCATTAGCATCCATTGTAGTTTGTGACCATATATGCCACATTGTTAATGTTATTTTTTCTTTATTTTCTGTGTCATTTTTTTTATCTAAAGAACAGCCATTTAAACTAACTAAAAATATTAAAATTATAGGAAATAAAATTACTTTTTTAATAATTATCCCTCCCCAAAAAAACTGATAATTAGGTCGATGATGATCAATCATTTAAATTTTCCTTCCTTAACTATATCTGTATTATGCTTTTACTGCAAGTCTTCAAATTTCTCTTAAAATATAAATATACTTTATATTTTAATGGAACCAAAATTCACTTTTAACACAACTCATCTATATAGTAAATCTATTAATGACCTCATTCAATTTTAATGTTAATTCACTTTGATTCTGCGTATTAAAGGAAATTTGCTCTACTTCTTTGGTTACTTCATTTATACTATCTAATATTTCATTAGAATTATTTTTAGATTTCTCTATATTAATTGAAAACTCTCTCATTGTACTATCTACATTATCAATATTTGAATTTATTGCCTTTACCATGATAGCAATTTCCTCGGACATTTTATTTATAAATCTAGCATCATTTTCATAACTTTTACTAGATTCTATCATAAACTCATAATCATCGTTTACGTTTTGTTCTATATACTTTAAAATTCCTTTTGAATTTTCTGATAAATATTCAAATACATTTTTTATTTCTTCTACAATTCCATGAATACCACTTACAGTAGTAATAGATTCTTCTGCTAGCTTTCCAACCTCATCTGCAACAACTGAGAAACCTTTTCCCATTTCTCCCGCTCTTGCTGCCTCTATTCTTGCATTTAATGCTAAAAGATTAGTCTCTGAAGCAATACTTACTATAGATTCACTTAAAACTTCTATTTCTTTAA encodes the following:
- a CDS encoding response regulator transcription factor, yielding MDSIIKVMIIDDEHLIRDLIKNCIDWNEIGMEIVAEASNAVEGLNLINKEKPDIILTDINMPVTDGLDMSKSILERYPDIKVIVITGYNEFEYAKRSIKIGVNDFILKPIDEDELRNSVLKLKDEIQDEYLKKKEYSDIKEKMVVYNNIINLNDANETEDKNLSIEQIKKFIVKNISNRDLSLKLVAEYFYVNPSYLSRIFKEKTDETFSEYIVNTKVKIVTEMLKNPNAKAYEISKKIGIDDPNYFSNWFKKCTGLSIKEYKKQKL
- a CDS encoding sensor histidine kinase, whose protein sequence is MYNKFFILKNLKDKYLNSKISIKIIVYFSIIFVLSTVILTFAYKKINSIYNIEKMKQSSVEVLESAETNTSMIIDNVNNVSKMIISSDNVQNTLKRVQKEGTAYDNISNYLIQFTNFSSNISSIYVLDNYGNKYYSENVFYKDFQMDKIKNSEWYNELLEGKGKYILRLNGGGFFEGYGNNYVSLIREINDINTGEKIGLIIINMNENAFYNLSLKLNNQYGTRLIIKNDKDELITGSEVDSKILSRIKNYNDSKSKVFFLEEKIQDKDYIISNLKNSDYNWNLTTVAEYNESPEQTKYTNYFLLCFSIINFLLIIIGSIIISKFITMPLKKLSESMKGIQSGEFNIVNIKTYNDEVGELKKGYNIAISQINLLLDKIRKDEKIKRQNELNLLMSQIKPHFLYNTFDTINSLALLGKNKTIYEMIKALGKFYRTSLNNGKDIITVKEEINTVKSYLIIQNIRYEDMFEVEYDLDPRCDDFKIIKLVLQPLVENAIYHGIRSSKNKGKIRISTFQEEEKVILILEDNGNGMDESQVSNINENKTTGIGVRTTKERLRVFYGEEHEFIVESKKNVGTRITIKMPRIKK
- a CDS encoding extracellular solute-binding protein, whose protein sequence is MIDHHRPNYQFFWGGIIIKKVILFPIILIFLVSLNGCSLDKKNDTENKEKITLTMWHIWSQTTMDANGRIIQDTVEEWNKANPNVQIKVEAVENERYKAKIKTAFAVNELPDIFYSWGGGFSKPFIESGKVLNLNEYIDEDTKDKINKDMLNNVTYNNNIYGLPMTLSVGTFYCNTKLFSQANIKVPENYDEFLDAVKAFRNKGITPLLVGEKDNWTGILYYDILALREGGIGGVSDPHVGANKSDTILKAAYRLKELVDSKAFNESNMELTRDESEILFKQGKIPMYYTGNWFIGEIGNMDPSIKDNVIVKKFPVVKEGDGNDKEFLGGAVDHLMVSNNTKYKKEAVDAAKFIAERISKRYFEFGSGLPAWKYTDDKSNVNKLSKELETLTENASYSLYGDIYLGEEKGNREKELVSKLFKGQISPEDFTKEMVKIE